A single region of the Nicotiana sylvestris chromosome 6, ASM39365v2, whole genome shotgun sequence genome encodes:
- the LOC138870741 gene encoding uncharacterized mitochondrial protein AtMg00810-like produces MGFKHSHYDYSLFTQQKESHQVVILVYVDDLLATGTNLKLIEQVRKDLQVRFKMKDLGELKYFLGIEFSRSEKEIQMCQRKYALELVSELGLLGGPVTSPLEFNHKLTSMEFDKVVTKNGSDNDNELEDKGKYQRIVGRRLYLTMTRPDIAFVVQV; encoded by the coding sequence ATGGGGTTTAAACACTCTCATTATGACTATTCTCTCTTCACACAACAAAAAGAATCACATCAGGTGGTCATACTTGTCTATGTGGATGATCTCTTAGCAACAGGAACCAACTTGAAGCTGATTGAGCAAGTGAGGAAGGACTTACAAGTCAGATtcaaaatgaaagatcttggggaACTAAAATACTTCTTGGGCATTGAATTTTCTAGATCAGAAAAAGAAATTCAAATGTGCCAAAGAAAGTATGCACTTGAACTAGTTTCTGAACTAGGTTTGTTAGGTGGACCAGTAACTAGTCCACTAGAGTTCAATCACAAGCTAACCTCTATGGAATTTGATAAGGTTGTCACCAAGAATGGTAGTGACAATGACAATGAACTTGAAGACAAAGGGAAATATCAGAGAATAGTAGGCAGACGATTGTACTTAACCATGACTAGGCCTGACATAGCCTTTGTGGTTCAAGTTTAG